CGGTTTCGGATTATAGAAATGAAACTCTAAATATTTCTAATCAACCCAAAGGATTATATTTTATAATTATTCAACAAGAAAATCGAATTATAACAAAGAGTGTAATTTTGGAGTAGCTCAATCATTTAGTTTTTGAAAATTACACCTATTGTTAAAATTATGAACAAAGAATATTCTTTATTGACTTAACTTTTGAGCCATTTGCAGAAAAGCATCTTCTTGATTATCAAGGTTCAGTTGACTTACAGATTCTCGTAGTTTTAATCGAGTAAAAACATGAATATCTGAATCCATTATTTGAACATCAATATTTCCTCCATTTGAATTTGTCAAACCTTTGTAAATGAGCACTGTACTTATAGAATTTGCAGTCGGATCGTTCTTTGAGTGAAAAACTTTCATGTAAGTATCATTTGGCAATGAAAATCCGTCTTCCAATCCTTTTTGCACATTTTTCATCAACTCATTTAATTCATTTATAGTTTCATAGGGTCTGAAATGATACCAATACTTATCATCTTCTGTAGTATTATCGGTTTCTGCATATACCACCATAGGTCCAATTATCCCAACAATGCTTTGCAATTTTGCAGATGGAACAACAATTGGGTCAATCAGAAACACATTTTTAGGACTGAGCACTATTTCAAAATAATCTGACATAATAA
This DNA window, taken from Bacteroidota bacterium, encodes the following:
- a CDS encoding esterase, with the protein product MKTTTFKIFTYLLIGSFLLACDKNPTIEDHMLDGNFVFDPSINNPHEFLISAKYPNPTAEDLEKHIIIAAHGYTATTFEWSEFQEWSSDSSYRISQVLLGGHGTSYEDFKTSTWEDWSESIKLEFETLVSLGYEKISLVGSSTGATLLLELIMSDYFEIVLSPKNVFLIDPIVVPSAKLQSIVGIIGPMVVYAETDNTTEDDKYWYHFRPYETINELNELMKNVQKGLEDGFSLPNDTYMKVFHSKNDPTANSISTVLIYKGLTNSNGGNIDVQIMDSDIHVFTRLKLRESVSQLNLDNQEDAFLQMAQKLSQ